The following coding sequences are from one Clostridioides difficile ATCC 9689 = DSM 1296 window:
- a CDS encoding cell wall-binding protein Cwp7, translating into MIKKISTILSLVLLISISSTIGVFADANPKRELIEGSIPEISTELNKRAFKDSKEVILVNEESIVDSISATPLAYAKNAPIVVTKSKNLGRVTRNYLKELGPEKVTIVGGLKAVSKDAERNIEKMGMKVERIRGKDRYDTSLKIAREMYRTVGFDEAFLLSSTTGLENAISVYSYAAKSGMPIIWAKDEGFEEQIDFLKGKNLKKIYALGDSKEFIAEIDSNLKNIEGIKQINKSSTNVDLIKKFYDEKDIKKIYTARLDFGSRSDVNEYISLGVVSAKENMPILICSDNLSRAQDKFLKDSNINDVVEVGYTVGDYSLFKSIFNLTFLSCIVLILLLLLITFRALRYESK; encoded by the coding sequence ATGATTAAAAAAATTTCTACTATATTATCGTTAGTTTTGTTAATCTCTATTTCTAGTACGATAGGAGTATTTGCAGATGCAAATCCCAAAAGAGAGTTGATAGAAGGGAGTATACCAGAGATTTCGACAGAATTAAATAAAAGAGCATTTAAGGATTCTAAAGAAGTAATTCTTGTAAATGAAGAGTCAATTGTAGATAGTATAAGTGCAACACCTTTAGCATATGCAAAAAATGCTCCAATAGTTGTAACTAAGAGTAAAAATCTTGGTAGAGTAACAAGAAATTATCTAAAAGAACTAGGTCCAGAGAAGGTTACGATAGTAGGTGGTTTAAAGGCAGTATCTAAAGATGCTGAACGTAATATAGAAAAAATGGGAATGAAAGTAGAAAGAATAAGAGGGAAAGACAGATATGATACATCTTTAAAGATAGCTAGAGAAATGTATAGAACAGTAGGATTTGATGAAGCATTTTTACTTAGCTCAACAACAGGATTAGAGAACGCCATATCTGTATATTCTTATGCCGCTAAAAGTGGAATGCCAATAATATGGGCTAAAGATGAAGGGTTTGAGGAACAAATTGATTTCTTAAAAGGCAAAAACCTTAAAAAAATATATGCATTAGGTGATTCAAAAGAGTTTATTGCAGAGATTGATTCTAACTTAAAAAATATAGAAGGAATAAAGCAAATAAATAAGTCAAGTACAAATGTTGATTTAATAAAGAAGTTTTATGATGAAAAAGATATAAAGAAAATCTATACTGCTAGATTAGACTTTGGTAGTAGATCTGATGTAAACGAATATATTTCTTTGGGAGTAGTATCAGCAAAAGAAAATATGCCAATACTGATTTGTAGTGATAACTTAAGTCGTGCACAAGATAAATTCTTGAAAGATAGCAATATAAATGATGTAGTTGAAGTTGGGTATACAGTAGGTGATTATAGTCTATTTAAGAGCATATTTAATCTAACATTCTTATCTTGTATAGTATTAATACTATTATTACTATTGATTACATTTAGGGCACTTAGATATGAGTCGAAATAG
- a CDS encoding glycosyltransferase, with protein MIPKKIHYVWFGGPKGNIENICINSWKEKLPEYEIVEWNEKNFDIEKEIKGNKFLEECYKRKLWAFISDYTRIKVLYEQGGVYMDTDMQILKDITPLLENNRLICGYEDDREYINGAIIGVEKGHPFLKDLLEYYEKEVLTSSLFTIPKIMTHLMEKNYKKIDLNNYEEGIRVYDKEYFYPFGFKEDFTPECITENTFGIHWWGKSWAKKRNYFLESKHLTGVNKIWKCCKIFASNTLRS; from the coding sequence TTGATTCCTAAAAAAATACATTATGTATGGTTTGGTGGTCCAAAAGGAAATATAGAAAATATATGTATAAATTCTTGGAAAGAAAAGCTTCCAGAATATGAGATAGTAGAGTGGAATGAAAAAAACTTTGATATAGAGAAAGAAATAAAAGGAAATAAGTTTTTGGAAGAATGTTATAAAAGAAAACTTTGGGCATTCATATCTGATTATACAAGAATAAAAGTACTCTATGAACAAGGTGGAGTTTATATGGATACAGATATGCAAATATTAAAGGATATAACTCCTCTTTTAGAAAATAATAGGCTAATCTGTGGGTATGAAGATGATAGAGAGTATATAAATGGTGCTATAATAGGTGTAGAAAAAGGACATCCTTTTTTAAAAGACTTATTGGAGTACTATGAAAAAGAAGTACTTACTTCTTCATTGTTTACAATACCAAAGATAATGACTCATCTTATGGAAAAGAATTATAAGAAGATTGACCTAAATAATTATGAAGAAGGAATACGTGTTTACGACAAAGAATATTTTTATCCTTTTGGATTTAAAGAAGACTTTACACCAGAATGTATAACAGAAAACACTTTTGGGATACATTGGTGGGGAAAAAGTTGGGCTAAAAAGAGAAATTATTTCTTAGAAAGCAAACACTTAACAGGTGTAAATAAGATAT
- a CDS encoding acyltransferase family protein produces the protein MGIGIECNKKINKSIDKTRIKKNNLNSNSNSNSNSNSNSNSNSNSNSNSNSNSNSNSNSNSNSNSNKISNNAVDSKLMNSRIKSIDIIRGLSIALMIVCNNPGTWMRMYPQLRHAVWHGVTLADFAFPFFVISLGVTIPISINSKIKNNKSTLSIILSIFKRSILLILFGFFLNYLGNPDLDTVRILGVLQRMGLVYFVTSLVYLLLKKLNVGSTATIITFLCISTFIIVGYYILAKPYGFELEGSLAQLVDLHFFKGHLYKPEFEPDGFLTSIVAISSGMLGCTMGCVLLKENLGEYKKFFKILVMSIILLIGAFIFNQYFPFNKRLWSSSFVLLMAGSYGILLSIFYFICDIKNKSKIFTPIIALGSSPIFTYMCLEILSHVFWNVPKLTNKVDYPTTLVEWTTYELITPWAGTTWDSLIFSLLYVLFWVIVMSIMYKKKIFIKI, from the coding sequence ATGGGGATTGGAATTGAATGTAACAAAAAAATAAATAAAAGTATTGACAAAACTAGAATAAAGAAAAATAATCTAAATAGCAATAGCAATAGCAATAGCAATAGCAATAGCAATAGCAATAGCAATAGCAATAGCAATAGCAATAGCAATAGCAATAGCAATAGCAATAGCAATAGCAATAGCAATAGCAATAGCAATAAAATTTCAAATAATGCTGTAGATTCTAAACTTATGAATAGTAGGATTAAATCAATAGATATAATAAGAGGGCTATCAATAGCCCTCATGATAGTCTGCAATAATCCTGGGACTTGGATGAGAATGTATCCTCAATTAAGACATGCTGTATGGCATGGTGTAACACTTGCAGATTTTGCATTTCCTTTTTTTGTTATATCTTTAGGTGTTACAATTCCAATATCAATAAATAGTAAGATAAAAAATAATAAATCCACACTGAGTATAATACTTAGTATATTCAAGAGAAGTATCTTATTGATATTATTTGGATTTTTCTTAAATTACCTAGGAAATCCTGATTTAGATACTGTAAGAATACTTGGAGTACTTCAACGTATGGGATTAGTCTATTTTGTGACTAGTTTAGTATATTTACTACTAAAAAAATTAAATGTTGGAAGTACTGCTACAATAATTACTTTTCTATGTATATCTACATTTATAATAGTTGGGTACTACATATTAGCAAAACCTTATGGATTTGAGCTAGAAGGTTCTCTTGCACAGTTAGTGGATTTACATTTCTTCAAGGGACATTTGTACAAGCCAGAATTTGAACCAGATGGTTTTTTAACTAGTATAGTAGCAATTTCTTCAGGTATGTTGGGATGCACTATGGGATGTGTACTTTTAAAAGAAAATCTAGGAGAATATAAAAAATTCTTTAAAATACTGGTTATGAGCATAATCCTGCTAATAGGTGCTTTTATCTTTAATCAGTATTTTCCATTTAATAAAAGATTATGGTCTAGCTCATTTGTACTTTTAATGGCTGGCAGTTATGGTATATTACTGTCAATATTTTATTTTATATGCGACATCAAAAATAAAAGTAAAATATTTACCCCAATAATAGCACTTGGAAGTAGCCCTATTTTTACATATATGTGCCTTGAAATATTAAGTCATGTTTTTTGGAATGTTCCAAAACTTACGAACAAAGTCGATTATCCAACTACCTTGGTAGAGTGGACTACATATGAACTTATAACACCTTGGGCAGGTACAACTTGGGATTCTCTTATATTTTCTTTATTGTATGTCCTATTCTGGGTTATAGTAATGTCTATAATGTACAAGAAAAAAATATTTATTAAAATTTAG
- a CDS encoding mannose-1-phosphate guanylyltransferase, whose protein sequence is MKVYNVIMAGGGGTRFWPLSRQEVPKQLINLSGEDALINETINRIDSLAKKDDLFIVTNEKQLEALKDIVKDKCLDSNILPEPCARNTAAAIGFAAFNIMKKYGDGVMCVYPADHYIKDEKEFKSILEKAIYIAENNDKLVTIGITPTFPSTGYGYINFNRENTIEDVAYEVVEFVEKPNYEIAKEYVNSKKYVWNSGMFVWKVSKILEDFKRYLPKVYEKLEDISKYLGTKEEMEKIKEIYPTIQSISIDYGIMERSNDVIVVPGDFGWNDVGSWDSLGAIYPTDDEGNIKRGENITIDTKNSIIYSDDKLISTIGISDLIVVSTNDAVMVCRKDKAQDVKKIVEQLKEEDRQEYM, encoded by the coding sequence ATGAAAGTATACAATGTCATAATGGCTGGAGGAGGAGGAACTCGTTTCTGGCCACTTAGTAGACAAGAAGTACCTAAACAGCTTATAAATTTAAGTGGAGAAGATGCTTTAATAAACGAAACTATAAACAGAATAGATTCTCTAGCAAAAAAAGATGATTTATTTATAGTAACCAATGAGAAGCAATTGGAAGCTTTAAAGGATATAGTAAAAGATAAATGTTTGGATAGTAATATATTGCCAGAGCCATGTGCCAGAAATACAGCAGCAGCTATAGGCTTTGCAGCATTTAACATAATGAAAAAATATGGTGATGGTGTTATGTGTGTATATCCAGCTGACCATTATATAAAAGATGAAAAAGAATTTAAATCTATTTTGGAAAAAGCTATCTATATAGCAGAAAATAATGATAAACTAGTAACTATTGGGATAACTCCTACATTTCCATCAACAGGATATGGATACATAAATTTTAATAGAGAAAATACTATAGAAGATGTTGCATATGAGGTAGTGGAGTTTGTAGAAAAACCAAACTATGAAATTGCTAAAGAATATGTAAACTCTAAAAAGTATGTATGGAATAGTGGAATGTTCGTATGGAAGGTATCTAAAATACTAGAAGATTTTAAGAGATACTTGCCAAAAGTATATGAAAAATTAGAAGATATAAGTAAATACTTAGGAACAAAAGAAGAAATGGAAAAAATAAAAGAAATATACCCAACTATACAATCAATCTCTATAGATTATGGTATTATGGAAAGAAGTAATGATGTTATAGTAGTTCCTGGTGATTTTGGATGGAATGATGTTGGTTCTTGGGATTCTCTAGGTGCAATATATCCAACTGATGATGAAGGTAATATCAAAAGAGGTGAAAATATTACTATAGATACTAAAAATTCAATTATATATTCAGATGACAAATTAATATCGACAATAGGTATTAGTGATTTGATAGTAGTATCTACAAATGATGCAGTTATGGTTTGTAGAAAAGATAAAGCTCAAGATGTCAAAAAAATAGTAGAGCAGTTAAAAGAAGAAGATAGACAAGAATATATGTAG
- a CDS encoding sugar transferase, with product MSGYTNDECEIPKIKSYPGADKEIASEIDYSIVKGTVLFDLYQRIMDLVLSIIGLVIGLPLIAIFGILIKIEDKGPITYKQERLGKCGRRFYIYKLRSMRTDAEKFGAQWAEKDDPRITKVGKFIRKTRIDEIPQLFNILKGDMGLIGPRPERPNFTVQFNEEIPGFINRLAIKPGLTGWAQVNGGYEITPEEKLKEDIYYIKNRSILLDFKILFKTVKVVLTGDGAR from the coding sequence ATGTCTGGATATACTAATGATGAGTGTGAAATACCTAAAATTAAAAGCTATCCAGGGGCAGATAAAGAAATTGCAAGTGAGATTGACTATAGCATAGTAAAAGGAACAGTTTTATTCGACTTGTACCAAAGAATTATGGATTTAGTTTTATCTATAATAGGACTTGTGATAGGTTTACCTTTAATAGCAATATTTGGAATTCTTATTAAAATAGAGGACAAAGGACCAATAACTTATAAGCAAGAAAGACTAGGAAAATGCGGGAGAAGATTCTATATATATAAATTGAGATCTATGAGAACAGACGCAGAAAAATTTGGCGCACAATGGGCTGAAAAAGATGATCCTAGAATAACTAAGGTTGGAAAGTTTATTAGGAAAACTAGAATTGATGAGATTCCACAGCTGTTTAATATATTAAAGGGGGACATGGGCTTAATAGGTCCTAGACCAGAGAGACCGAACTTTACTGTTCAATTTAATGAGGAAATACCTGGATTTATCAACAGGCTCGCTATAAAACCTGGGCTTACAGGTTGGGCACAAGTAAATGGTGGATACGAAATCACTCCTGAAGAAAAACTTAAAGAAGATATTTACTATATAAAAAATAGGAGTATATTACTTGACTTTAAGATACTCTTTAAAACTGTTAAAGTAGTATTGACAGGAGACGGAGCTAGATAA
- a CDS encoding N-acetylmuramoyl-L-alanine amidase, with protein sequence MKKTTKLLATGMLSVAMVAPNVALAAENTTANTESNSDININLQRKSVVLGSKSNASVKFKEKLNADSITLNFMCYDMPLEATLNYNEKTDSYEGVINYNKDPEYLNVWELQSIKINGKDEQKVLNKEDLESMGLNLKDYDVTQEFIISDANSTKAVNEYMRKTSAPVKKLAGATRFETAVEISKQGWKDGSSKVVIVNGELAADGITATPLASTYDAPILLANKDDIPESTKAELKRLNPSDVIIIGDDGSVSQKAVSQIKSAVNVNVTRIGGVDRHETSLLIAKEIDKYHDVNKIYIANGYAGEYDALNISSKAGEDQQPIILANKDSVPQGTYNWLSSQGLEEAYYIGGSQSLSSKIIDQISKIAKNGTSKNRVSGADRHETNANVIKTFYPDKELSAMLVAKSDIIVDSITAGPLAAKLKAPILITPKTYVSAYHSTNLSEKTAETVYQIGDGMKDSVINSIASSLSKHNAPTEPDNSGSAAGKTVVIDPGHGGSDSGATSGLNGGAQEKKYTLNTALATTEYLRSKGINVVMTRDTDKTMALGERTALSNTIKPDLFTSIHYNASNGAGNGVEIYYKVKDKNGGTTKTAASNILKRILEKFNMKNRGIKTRTLDNGKDYLYVLRNNNYPAILVECAFIDNKSDMDKLNTAEKVKTMGTQIGIGIEDTVK encoded by the coding sequence ATGAAAAAAACAACAAAATTATTGGCAACAGGAATGTTGTCTGTAGCAATGGTGGCACCAAACGTAGCTTTAGCGGCTGAAAATACTACTGCAAATACAGAATCTAATTCAGATATTAATATAAATTTACAAAGAAAAAGTGTAGTGTTAGGAAGTAAATCTAATGCAAGTGTAAAATTTAAAGAAAAATTAAATGCTGATTCAATAACATTAAATTTTATGTGTTATGATATGCCACTTGAAGCTACTTTAAATTACAATGAAAAGACAGATTCATATGAAGGTGTAATAAACTATAACAAAGACCCAGAATACTTAAATGTATGGGAACTTCAAAGCATAAAAATAAATGGTAAAGATGAACAGAAAGTTTTAAACAAAGAAGACTTAGAGTCTATGGGATTAAATCTTAAGGATTATGATGTTACGCAAGAGTTTATAATAAGTGATGCAAATTCAACAAAAGCAGTAAATGAATATATGAGAAAAACTTCTGCACCAGTAAAAAAACTTGCTGGAGCTACTAGATTTGAAACTGCTGTTGAGATAAGTAAACAAGGTTGGAAAGATGGGTCTAGTAAGGTTGTAATAGTTAATGGAGAATTAGCAGCAGATGGAATTACAGCTACTCCACTTGCATCTACATATGACGCACCAATATTACTTGCAAATAAAGATGATATACCAGAAAGTACAAAAGCAGAGTTAAAACGTCTAAATCCAAGTGATGTAATAATTATAGGTGATGATGGTTCAGTTTCACAAAAGGCAGTGTCTCAAATTAAATCTGCTGTAAATGTAAATGTGACTCGTATTGGTGGAGTTGATAGACATGAAACATCTTTACTTATAGCAAAAGAAATAGATAAGTATCATGATGTTAATAAAATATACATAGCAAATGGATATGCTGGTGAATATGATGCTCTTAATATTTCATCAAAAGCTGGTGAAGACCAACAACCTATAATATTAGCTAATAAAGATTCTGTACCACAAGGTACATATAATTGGTTATCTTCACAAGGTTTAGAAGAAGCTTATTACATAGGTGGTAGTCAAAGTTTATCATCAAAAATTATAGACCAAATATCTAAAATAGCAAAAAATGGTACTTCAAAAAATAGAGTTTCTGGAGCAGATAGACATGAAACAAATGCAAATGTAATTAAGACTTTCTATCCAGATAAAGAGTTGAGTGCAATGTTAGTTGCAAAATCTGACATAATAGTTGATTCAATAACAGCAGGACCTTTAGCAGCTAAATTAAAAGCTCCAATACTTATAACTCCAAAAACTTATGTTTCTGCATACCATAGTACAAACTTATCAGAAAAAACAGCAGAAACAGTATATCAAATTGGTGATGGAATGAAAGATAGTGTTATAAATTCTATAGCATCTAGTTTATCAAAACACAATGCACCAACAGAACCAGATAATTCAGGTTCAGCAGCAGGAAAAACTGTAGTGATAGACCCAGGCCATGGGGGTTCTGATTCAGGGGCAACAAGTGGATTAAATGGTGGAGCACAAGAAAAGAAATATACTCTTAATACAGCATTAGCAACTACTGAATATTTACGTTCAAAAGGTATAAATGTTGTTATGACTAGAGATACAGATAAAACAATGGCTTTAGGAGAAAGAACAGCATTATCAAATACTATAAAGCCAGATTTATTTACAAGTATACATTACAATGCGTCTAATGGAGCTGGTAATGGTGTGGAAATTTATTACAAAGTAAAAGATAAAAATGGTGGAACAACTAAGACTGCAGCATCAAATATCTTAAAAAGAATACTAGAAAAATTTAACATGAAAAATAGAGGAATCAAGACAAGAACACTTGATAATGGAAAAGATTACCTATATGTGTTAAGAAATAACAATTATCCAGCAATACTTGTTGAATGTGCATTTATTGACAATAAGAGCGATATGGATAAGTTAAATACTGCAGAAAAAGTAAAAACAATGGGAACTCAAATTGGAATAGGAATAGAAGATACAGTAAAATAA
- the murJ gene encoding murein biosynthesis integral membrane protein MurJ: MSKTAKAALWIMAATMFSKVLGFLRELVLANFYGTGMYADVFVLTLNIPGLIIAVIGSAVATTYIPMYFETKKRLGDEGALKFTNNVLNICYIMAIVIAIIGLLFTEQFVTVFAAGFRNDPAKFQAAILFTKIMISGVLFLSGSKIFSSFLQVNDSFVIPGLIGIPYNIIIIAAIALSAGKNVWILPAGALLAMASQLLFQLPFAFKKSYKYKPYINLKDESIKELVNLVLPMLVGVAVGQLNIFVDRLLATTLGDGKLSALNYANRLNEFVMALFVTSIITVIYPKLAKMSGKDNKEGFISTIVKSSNCIILVVLPISIGAIILAEPLVRILFQRGKFDALSTDLTSIALRLYSLGLLACGVRDVLYRAFYSLSDTKTPMINGSIALIINIVLNLILIRPLGHAGIAISTSTSNIITVILLFISLKKKNGYFGGDKIIKTGLKSLVASGVMAVATLLIYNNLYAFMGSGTIKEIISVGAGVLGGASVYTVLIVLFKVEEMDLAFEFLRKGKQKLLRR; this comes from the coding sequence ATGTCAAAAACAGCTAAAGCAGCATTGTGGATTATGGCAGCCACTATGTTTTCAAAAGTATTAGGTTTCCTTAGAGAACTTGTACTTGCAAATTTCTATGGGACAGGTATGTATGCAGACGTATTTGTATTAACATTAAATATACCTGGTTTAATCATAGCAGTCATAGGCTCTGCAGTTGCTACAACTTATATACCTATGTACTTTGAGACAAAGAAAAGACTCGGAGATGAAGGTGCCTTAAAATTTACTAATAATGTTTTAAATATATGCTATATAATGGCTATAGTAATAGCTATTATTGGGCTTTTATTTACAGAGCAATTTGTTACAGTATTTGCAGCAGGATTTAGAAACGACCCTGCTAAGTTCCAAGCAGCAATATTATTTACTAAAATAATGATTTCAGGAGTTTTATTCCTGAGTGGAAGTAAGATATTTAGTTCGTTTTTACAGGTGAATGACAGTTTTGTAATTCCTGGGCTTATAGGAATCCCATATAATATTATAATAATAGCAGCAATAGCACTAAGTGCAGGTAAAAATGTATGGATACTGCCAGCAGGAGCATTATTGGCTATGGCGAGTCAGCTATTGTTTCAACTGCCATTTGCGTTTAAGAAGTCCTACAAGTATAAGCCATATATAAATTTAAAGGATGAGTCCATAAAAGAGTTAGTCAACCTAGTATTGCCTATGTTGGTAGGAGTAGCTGTTGGACAGTTAAATATATTTGTTGACCGATTATTGGCAACCACTTTGGGTGATGGAAAGTTGTCTGCTCTTAACTATGCAAATAGGCTAAATGAGTTTGTTATGGCATTATTTGTTACATCTATAATAACAGTTATATATCCTAAACTAGCAAAAATGTCTGGTAAAGATAATAAAGAAGGATTTATAAGCACTATTGTAAAATCTTCAAATTGTATTATATTGGTGGTGCTTCCTATATCTATAGGAGCTATTATATTAGCAGAGCCTCTTGTTAGAATATTATTCCAAAGGGGTAAATTTGATGCGTTATCAACAGACCTTACATCTATAGCGCTTAGATTATATTCACTAGGTTTATTGGCTTGTGGAGTAAGAGATGTCTTATATAGGGCATTTTACTCTCTTTCAGATACAAAAACGCCAATGATAAATGGAAGTATAGCTTTAATAATAAATATAGTTCTTAATTTAATATTGATAAGACCATTGGGTCATGCAGGTATTGCTATATCAACTAGTACATCAAACATAATTACAGTTATATTATTATTTATATCTCTTAAAAAGAAAAATGGATATTTTGGAGGGGATAAAATTATAAAGACTGGTCTAAAAAGTTTGGTAGCATCTGGTGTGATGGCAGTAGCTACTTTATTGATATATAATAATCTATATGCATTTATGGGTTCAGGAACAATTAAAGAAATTATATCAGTTGGAGCTGGAGTATTAGGTGGAGCTTCTGTATATACTGTATTGATAGTTTTATTTAAGGTAGAAGAGATGGATTTAGCTTTTGAATTTTTAAGAAAAGGAAAACAAAAACTACTTAGAAGATAG
- a CDS encoding phospho-sugar mutase, translating to MDYKNNYEMWLNSPYFDEQTKNELLSIKDDEKEIQDRFYKNLEFGTGGLRGIIGAGTNRINIYTVRRATLGVLNYIMKTQGEEGKQKGIVIAHDSRYMSREFCIEVAKTLSAYGVKAYIFEELKPTPELSFAVRYLKCAMGIVITASHNPKEYNGYKVYDSDGGQICIDMANDIIAEVNKIDDYSTIKSIDFKEALSKNLITILDNEVDDEFIKAVKKQVLRQNIIDEYGKKLKIIYTPIHGTGNKPVRKVLNECGFENVMVVKEQELPDSNFSTVKYPNPEEKSVFNIAIEMAKNNGTDLIIGTDPDCDRVGIVVKDSSGEYVVLNGNQVGSLLVRYILESLVEENKLPKNNPTIIKTIVTSELGAKIAKAYNVDCLNTLTGFKFIGEKIKAFEESNDRSFIMGYEESYGYLIGTHARDKDGVVSSLMICEMAAYYSSKGMNLYEALIDTYNKFGYYKEDLKSVTLKGIDGIKKIKEMMLYFRSVKIDNVADVKVDKILDYKDSVDDLPKSDVLKFLLEDGSWIAIRPSGTEPKIKFYFGANSDNQEDVEFKLNNLISYILNVVDSI from the coding sequence ATGGATTATAAGAATAATTATGAGATGTGGTTAAATTCTCCTTATTTTGATGAACAAACGAAAAATGAGCTATTAAGTATAAAAGATGATGAAAAAGAAATACAAGATAGATTTTATAAAAATTTAGAGTTTGGAACAGGTGGTTTAAGAGGTATAATAGGAGCGGGAACTAATAGAATCAATATTTATACTGTTAGACGTGCGACACTGGGCGTTTTAAATTATATCATGAAAACTCAAGGAGAAGAAGGTAAGCAAAAGGGAATAGTTATAGCACATGATAGTAGATACATGTCTAGGGAGTTTTGTATAGAAGTAGCAAAGACTTTAAGTGCTTATGGTGTAAAGGCTTATATTTTTGAAGAATTAAAGCCTACACCAGAACTTTCTTTTGCTGTTAGATATTTAAAGTGTGCTATGGGAATAGTAATAACAGCAAGTCATAATCCTAAAGAATACAATGGATATAAAGTATATGACTCAGATGGTGGTCAAATCTGTATAGATATGGCAAATGATATAATAGCAGAAGTTAATAAGATTGATGATTACAGTACTATTAAAAGTATAGATTTTAAAGAAGCTTTATCTAAAAATTTAATAACTATATTAGATAATGAAGTAGATGATGAGTTTATAAAAGCTGTTAAGAAGCAAGTTTTAAGACAAAATATAATAGATGAATACGGGAAAAAATTAAAAATAATATATACACCTATTCATGGTACAGGAAATAAGCCAGTAAGAAAAGTCTTAAATGAATGTGGTTTTGAAAATGTAATGGTAGTTAAGGAGCAAGAATTGCCAGATTCTAATTTTTCAACAGTAAAGTATCCTAATCCTGAAGAAAAGTCAGTGTTTAATATAGCTATTGAAATGGCAAAGAATAATGGCACTGATTTGATAATAGGAACAGACCCTGATTGTGATAGAGTAGGTATCGTTGTAAAAGATTCAAGTGGTGAATATGTAGTCTTAAATGGAAATCAAGTCGGTTCACTTTTAGTTAGATATATATTAGAGAGTTTAGTTGAAGAAAATAAACTTCCTAAAAACAATCCTACAATAATAAAAACTATAGTTACATCAGAACTAGGTGCAAAAATAGCAAAGGCTTATAATGTAGATTGTTTAAATACTTTAACAGGATTTAAATTTATAGGAGAAAAAATAAAAGCGTTTGAAGAAAGCAATGATAGAAGTTTTATAATGGGATATGAGGAAAGTTATGGTTACTTAATTGGAACTCATGCTAGAGATAAAGATGGTGTTGTATCTTCACTTATGATATGTGAAATGGCAGCATACTATTCTTCAAAAGGTATGAACTTGTATGAAGCTTTGATAGATACATATAATAAATTTGGATACTACAAAGAGGACTTAAAGTCAGTAACTTTAAAAGGCATAGATGGAATAAAAAAAATAAAAGAGATGATGCTTTACTTTAGAAGTGTTAAAATAGATAATGTGGCTGATGTAAAAGTAGATAAAATTTTAGACTATAAAGATAGTGTTGATGATTTACCTAAGTCAGATGTACTTAAATTTTTACTTGAAGATGGCTCTTGGATAGCTATAAGACCTTCAGGTACAGAACCTAAAATTAAATTTTACTTTGGAGCAAATTCAGACAATCAAGAAGATGTAGAATTTAAGTTGAACAATTTAATATCTTATATATTAAATGTAGTGGATTCTATATAA